One genomic window of Corticium candelabrum chromosome 9, ooCorCand1.1, whole genome shotgun sequence includes the following:
- the LOC134183902 gene encoding E3 ubiquitin-protein ligase TRAF7-like, producing the protein MASASPSTASRNVGDGGYSPSKPKNNIAARSSSEHRIAAATPKYETTFGATDHQSVTTTKSMNEIWSGRTGKPYQRSSSTSHGHWLYNSVEGSSGSGDTHDEQEKTLSSGIEPLRFAGMTTNVSVVSIGSIKSVKTDEDLDEVIVFVEEPSKKLCCMLCNHVFKDPVITLCGHTFCRSCAVTRQHDKCPIDDCPLSVVVSNIAISDQIGELQVYCKYGCRPSSSVGEYVRDPNGCPFKIKLNQKRDHESHCQYAPTRCPNSSSCPALIKRNLEAHLDVCEHTPCVHRRYGCKFKATRELVREHLRSCRYETVKDFLGDTESQIVALRTKLQERENEVNSLRATVGSLSDRLGLLEQSCSIRLERLEDKQGKVSCDVLDMRHSLSYMGNELQQIQSQMGTVRTMDQHLWKCKGTFVGHEGPVWTLCVYGELLFSGSSDKTIKVWDIQTTYKCMRTLEGHSGIVLALCVHGKRLYSGSADNSIKVWKLGNLECEHTIQAHENPVCTLATSSNLLFSGSLKTIKVWDMHNHQMVHEMTGQNHWVRALVATQDYLYSGSYQSVKIWNMETFECVNVVNVSGGSVYSIAVTDQHLITGTYENQIHVWDVNTFKPLATLSGHVGTVYALVAIPYAATQMQLFSASYDRTLRVWNLETMGCVQTLIRHQGSVACLTSARGRVYSGAVDSAVKVWQ; encoded by the exons ATGGCATCAGCTTCGCCTTCAACAGCATCACGCAACGTCGGCGATGGAGGATACTCACCATCGAAGCCGAAGAACAATATTGCCGCGCGCTCGAGCAGTGAACATCGCATCGCCGCAGCGACG CCAAAATACGAGACAACATTTGGAGCAACCGACCATCAATCTGTAACGACGACCAAGTCAATGA ACGAGATCTGGAGCGGGCGTACGGGAAAGCCGTATCAGCGCAGTTCGTCGACGTCGCACGGTCattggctttacaacagtgtCGAGGGCAGCTCGGGATCCGGCGATACGCACGATGAGCAGGAGAAG ACGCTCTCCAGTGGTATCGAGCCTCTTAGATTTGCCGGAATGACGACAAATGTGTCGGTGGTTTCTATTGGGTCGATCAAGTCTGTCAAGACGGATGAAGATCTAGAC GAGGTGATTGTGTTTGTGGAAGAGCCGTCGAAGAAGCTGTGCTGCATGCTATGCAACCACGTTTTCAAGGACCCGGTCATCACGTTGTGTGGG CATACGTTCTGCAGATCATGTGCAGTGACGCGGCAGCAcg ATAAGTGTCCGATCGACGACTGTCCTCTTTCTGTGGTCGTGTCCAACATTGCT ATATCTGATCAAATCGGTGAGCTTCAAGTGTATTGTAAATATGGATGCAGGCCTAGCAGCAGTGTTGGAGAATACGTGCGAGATCCTAATG GTTGTCCATTCAAGATAAAATTAAATCAGAAAAG AGATCACGAGTCTCATTGCCAGTATGCTCCAACGCGGTGTCCTAATAGCTCTAGTTGCCCGGCTTTGATTAAACGG AATTTAGAGGCACATTTGGATGTCTGCGAACACACACCATGCGTACATCGACGATACGG CTGTAAGTTTAAGGCAACACGTGAGCTGGTTAGAGAACATCTTAGATCATGTCGATATGAGACTGTCAAG GATTTTCTTGGTGACACGGAAAGTCAGATTGTTGCTCTCCGGACCAAGTTACAAGAGAGAGAGAACGAGGTCAACTCTCTACGAGCAACGGTTGGCAGTCTGTCTGATCGACTTGGTCTGCTGGAGCAAAGTTGCTCGATAAGACTCG AGAGATTGGAAGACAAGCAAGGCAAAGTGTCATGTGACGTTCTCGATATGAGACATTCTCTTTCATACATGGGT AATGAGTTGCAACAGATTCAAAGTCAAATGGGCACAGTAAGAA CTATGGATCAACATTTGTGGAAATGCAAGGGTACGTTTGTTGGTCATGAG GGCCCGGTGTGGACGCTCTGTGTATATGGTGAGTTGCTCTTCAGCGGCTCGTCGGATAAGACCATCAAG GTGTGGGATATACAGACGACGTACAAGTGTATGAGGACGCTGGAAGGGCATTCGGGCATCGTTTTGGCTCTCTGTGTTCACGG GAAACGTTTGTACAGCGGATCGGCGGACAACAGCATCAAAGTGTGGAAACTCGGTAATCTTGAGTGCGAGCACACAATTCAAGCGCACGAGAATCCCGTTTGCACGTTGGCCACATCGTCCAACCTTCTCTTCAGCGGCTCGTTGAAAACAATCAAAGTGTGGGACATGCACAACCACCAGATGGTTCATGAAATGACAGGTCAGAACCACTGGGTAAGAGCATTGGTAGCCACGCAGGACTACCTCTACAGCGGATCATATCAGTCAGTGAAG ataTGGAACATGGAGACGTTCGAGTGTGTCAAtgttgtcaatgtgtctgGGGGCAGCGTTTACTCTATTGCTGTCACCGATCAGCATCTCATCACTGGAACATATGAAAACCAGATACAT GTGTGGGATGTCAATACTTTCAAACCTCTTGCAACGTTGTCCG GTCACGTTGGCACTGTGTATGCTCTAGTTGCCA